One window of Flavobacterium ammonificans genomic DNA carries:
- a CDS encoding complex I subunit 4 family protein, with the protein MNVSLILIILLIGALATYMVGDKFASKIALLFGLVSLGASILLLNHYNLGENIGFFTQWIAKPNISFALQADGLALSMLLLTTALTPIIIFSSFGTEVKNAKTFYALILFMAFAMAGTFLAADGLLYYIFWELALLPIYFIALVWGNGDAEERKKAVVKFFIYTLAGSLFMLIGFVYLYQKAGSLLIEDLYQLNLNGTEQIWLFAAFFLVYAIKIPIIPFHTWQASVYQKAPTVGTMLLSGIMLKMGLYSVIRWQLPIVPFAAKAHVTIMLVLGIAGVVYGSIVALKQKDLKKLLAYSSLAHVGLIAAGAYTLTTDGMSGAVLQMIAHGFVVVGLFFAAEIIFRRYDTRAITDMGGIRSQAPKFTSLFLILVLASVALPGTFNFVGEFTVLYSLSQVNMGFAIVGGTTIILGAYYMLKMFQSVMLGETNAKPFADVTANEGIVLVVIISVLFFFGLYPKPIVELIAPSIEEIVNQINRIK; encoded by the coding sequence ATGAACGTATCTCTAATATTAATTATTCTTTTAATTGGTGCTTTAGCAACCTATATGGTTGGTGACAAATTTGCATCTAAAATCGCCTTGCTTTTTGGATTAGTTTCCTTAGGCGCTTCTATCCTTTTATTAAATCACTACAATCTAGGTGAAAATATCGGTTTCTTTACACAATGGATTGCAAAACCGAATATTTCTTTTGCTTTACAAGCAGATGGATTAGCTTTATCTATGCTTTTGTTAACCACAGCTTTAACGCCGATAATTATCTTTTCATCATTTGGAACCGAAGTGAAAAATGCCAAAACATTTTATGCCTTGATTCTATTTATGGCATTTGCTATGGCGGGAACATTCTTAGCCGCTGACGGATTGTTGTACTATATCTTCTGGGAATTGGCTTTGTTACCAATTTATTTTATTGCCTTAGTTTGGGGGAATGGAGATGCCGAAGAACGTAAAAAAGCAGTAGTGAAATTCTTCATCTACACTTTAGCAGGTTCGTTGTTCATGCTAATAGGATTTGTGTATTTGTATCAAAAAGCGGGAAGTTTATTAATTGAAGATTTATACCAATTAAATTTAAACGGAACAGAACAAATTTGGCTTTTTGCAGCTTTCTTCTTGGTGTATGCCATTAAAATTCCAATCATTCCTTTCCATACTTGGCAGGCTAGTGTGTACCAAAAAGCACCAACAGTTGGAACGATGCTTTTGTCTGGTATTATGTTGAAAATGGGATTGTATAGCGTAATTCGTTGGCAGTTGCCTATTGTCCCTTTTGCTGCCAAAGCTCACGTTACTATTATGTTAGTTTTAGGAATAGCAGGTGTGGTTTACGGTTCCATTGTAGCATTAAAACAAAAGGATCTAAAAAAATTATTGGCCTATTCTTCTTTGGCTCACGTTGGTTTAATTGCTGCGGGAGCTTATACTTTGACCACTGACGGAATGAGTGGTGCCGTATTACAAATGATTGCTCACGGTTTCGTGGTAGTAGGTTTATTTTTTGCAGCTGAAATCATTTTTAGACGTTATGACACCAGAGCTATTACAGATATGGGGGGAATTCGTTCACAAGCACCAAAATTCACTTCTTTGTTTTTAATCCTTGTGCTGGCTTCAGTAGCTTTGCCAGGAACATTTAACTTTGTGGGAGAGTTTACCGTTTTATATAGTTTGTCTCAAGTTAATATGGGGTTTGCCATTGTAGGTGGAACAACAATTATTTTGGGAGCTTATTATATGCTTAAAATGTTCCAATCGGTTATGTTAGGCGAAACCAATGCTAAACCCTTTGCAGATGTTACGGCAAATGAAGGAATTGTTTTGGTAGTAATTATTTCAGTATTGTTCTTCTTTGGATTGTATCCAAAACCAATCGTAGAGTTAATTGCACCAAGCATTGAAGAAATTGTAAATCAAATTAATAGAATCAAATAA
- a CDS encoding NADH-quinone oxidoreductase subunit N: MNTLIAIIGLGVLCLIFEILNQRKAIVPVTIIGLLAVLGLNISEFGSTESYYGNMIVVSKFSTTFSSLFIVLTIFLVALGHNFYENHQNKISDYIAIKVFLLSGAVAMVSFGNLAMFFLGIEVLSISLYVLAASDRLNLKSNEAGMKYFLMGSFASGILLFGICLVYGAMGSFDVTEISELSQSAELPIWFPIGIALLTVGMFFKIAAVPFHFWAPDVYEGSPALTTALLSTLAKVVAMATLYKLLSVMNADISEAYKMVIVAVSMASMTVGNIMALKQTNVKRMLAFSGISHAGFMLMTLLSLSTSASSLLYYTTAYALSGIAAFSVILYVCKNQHNEDITNFHGLGKTHPFLAAILTASLLSMAGIPIFAGFFAKLVLFSQTIENGFIALVIVAVINSIISVGYYFKLILAMYTKESNEERTGKPFLIYAVAFTAIALNIIIGMFPSLVLNLL; the protein is encoded by the coding sequence ATGAATACATTAATAGCAATAATAGGATTAGGCGTTTTATGCCTTATATTTGAAATTCTAAATCAAAGAAAAGCAATTGTACCGGTTACCATCATTGGTTTGTTAGCGGTATTGGGATTGAATATCTCAGAATTTGGTTCAACAGAATCTTACTATGGAAATATGATTGTGGTGAGTAAATTCTCTACTACATTTTCTTCTCTGTTCATTGTACTGACAATTTTCTTAGTGGCATTAGGACATAATTTTTATGAAAATCATCAAAACAAAATCTCGGATTACATTGCTATCAAGGTATTTTTATTATCGGGAGCTGTAGCCATGGTTTCTTTTGGCAACTTGGCGATGTTTTTCTTAGGTATCGAAGTATTGTCTATTTCTTTATATGTTTTGGCAGCCAGCGACCGATTAAATTTAAAAAGTAACGAAGCCGGAATGAAGTATTTCTTGATGGGATCTTTCGCTTCAGGGATCTTATTGTTCGGGATTTGCTTGGTATATGGAGCCATGGGAAGTTTTGACGTAACTGAAATAAGTGAATTATCACAATCAGCTGAATTGCCAATATGGTTTCCAATTGGAATTGCATTGTTGACCGTAGGTATGTTTTTCAAAATTGCTGCCGTACCATTCCATTTCTGGGCGCCAGATGTTTACGAAGGTTCTCCAGCATTAACAACAGCCTTGTTGAGTACCTTAGCTAAAGTAGTTGCTATGGCTACCCTATACAAATTATTGTCTGTTATGAACGCTGATATCTCTGAAGCCTATAAAATGGTTATCGTAGCCGTTTCTATGGCTTCTATGACGGTAGGAAATATTATGGCATTGAAACAAACCAATGTAAAGCGTATGTTGGCTTTCTCAGGAATCTCACATGCTGGTTTTATGTTGATGACCTTATTGAGTTTATCGACTTCGGCAAGTAGTTTATTGTATTATACCACTGCATATGCGCTTTCAGGAATTGCTGCTTTTAGTGTGATTTTATACGTTTGCAAAAACCAACACAACGAAGACATTACTAACTTCCACGGATTAGGAAAAACACATCCCTTTTTAGCAGCTATTTTAACGGCTTCTTTGCTTTCTATGGCAGGTATTCCAATTTTCGCGGGATTCTTTGCTAAATTGGTTTTGTTCTCTCAAACCATCGAAAATGGATTTATTGCCTTAGTAATTGTGGCTGTAATCAACTCGATTATTAGTGTGGGTTATTATTTCAAATTGATCTTGGCCATGTACACCAAAGAATCTAACGAAGAACGCACAGGAAAACCATTCTTAATCTATGCTGTGGCTTTTACCGCTATTGCTTTGAATATCATTATTGGAATGTTCCCATCATTAGTATTAAACTTATTGTGA
- a CDS encoding complex I 24 kDa subunit family protein: MERTIHKQEINMTETLMNRINELIGHYPEENRKSALIPVLHEVQDAHQNWLSIELMDKVAEILHIKPVEVYEVATFYTMFNLKPIGKYMFEFCQTSPCCLNGVENLMDYTCNKLGVKVGEITSDGLFEVRGVECLGACGYAPMMQLGDFYKEHLNEQKIDQIIEEAKAGKIILHDK, from the coding sequence ATGGAACGTACAATACACAAACAAGAAATAAATATGACCGAAACGTTGATGAATCGCATCAACGAATTGATTGGTCATTATCCTGAAGAGAACAGAAAATCAGCCTTGATTCCTGTTTTGCACGAAGTACAAGATGCACACCAAAACTGGTTGAGTATTGAATTAATGGATAAAGTAGCCGAAATACTTCACATTAAACCTGTTGAAGTATACGAAGTAGCTACTTTTTACACCATGTTCAATTTAAAGCCTATTGGAAAATACATGTTTGAGTTTTGTCAAACGTCTCCTTGTTGTTTGAATGGAGTTGAAAATCTAATGGATTACACCTGTAATAAATTAGGCGTAAAAGTGGGCGAAATCACTTCTGACGGTCTTTTTGAAGTTCGCGGTGTAGAATGCTTAGGTGCTTGTGGGTATGCCCCAATGATGCAATTAGGCGATTTCTATAAAGAGCATTTGAACGAACAAAAGATCGATCAAATAATTGAAGAGGCTAAAGCGGGTAAAATAATCTTACACGATAAATAA
- a CDS encoding NuoI/complex I 23 kDa subunit family protein, with product MSIETISLSGRKKVVSNKEMTFLEKMYLIAIIKGLWITIQHFFTKKATIHYPEQVREMSPVYRGRHMLKRDEQGRENCTACGLCALSCPAEAITMKAAERRPDEKHLYREEKYAEIYEINMLRCIFCGLCEEACPKDAIYLTMSKELVPSNYDREDFIFGKDKLVMPLEMAIQNAQLKNAN from the coding sequence ATGTCAATAGAAACAATATCCTTATCGGGAAGAAAAAAAGTAGTCTCCAACAAAGAGATGACTTTTTTGGAAAAAATGTATCTGATCGCAATTATTAAAGGATTGTGGATTACTATTCAACACTTTTTTACTAAAAAAGCAACTATCCATTATCCGGAACAAGTGCGTGAAATGAGTCCGGTGTACCGTGGTCGTCACATGCTAAAACGTGATGAACAAGGACGAGAAAACTGTACGGCATGTGGTTTATGCGCCTTGTCTTGTCCAGCAGAAGCTATCACAATGAAAGCAGCAGAACGCAGACCAGACGAAAAACATTTATACAGAGAAGAAAAATATGCAGAGATCTACGAAATCAACATGCTGCGTTGTATTTTCTGTGGATTGTGCGAAGAAGCTTGTCCAAAAGATGCTATTTATTTGACTATGTCTAAAGAATTAGTACCTTCTAATTATGATAGAGAAGATTTTATTTTTGGAAAAGACAAATTGGTCATGCCTCTAGAAATGGCAATTCAAAATGCTCAACTTAAAAACGCTAACTAA
- a CDS encoding 2Fe-2S iron-sulfur cluster-binding protein: MKVTIDGQSIEVEPGTTILQAARMIGGDVVPPAMCYYSKLKGSGGKCRCCLVEVSKGSEADPRPMPKLMASCVTGCMDGMEVNSKSSERVTEARKSVTEFLLINHPLDCPVCDQAGECDLQNLSFEHGKSQTRYIEDKRTFEPEDIGPNIQLHMNRCILCQRCVQVADQLTDDRVHGVMDRGDHANISTCISKAIDNEFSGNMIDVCPVGALTDKTFRFKSRVWFSKPYNAHRDCDKCCGKTTVWMFGDEIQRVTGRKDEYHEVEEFICNGCRFDHKDVKDWTIEGPRAFEKDSVINQNKYNHKLEKVVINTEEKILLGREEDRKKISMAEFPLDTNNQKS; encoded by the coding sequence ATGAAAGTAACAATAGACGGTCAGTCAATAGAAGTAGAACCAGGAACAACGATCCTGCAAGCAGCTCGTATGATTGGTGGAGATGTAGTTCCGCCAGCGATGTGCTATTATTCTAAACTAAAAGGAAGCGGTGGAAAATGCCGTTGCTGTTTAGTCGAAGTTTCGAAAGGAAGTGAAGCCGACCCAAGACCTATGCCGAAATTAATGGCGTCTTGTGTAACGGGATGTATGGACGGCATGGAAGTGAACTCAAAATCTTCGGAGCGAGTTACTGAGGCTAGAAAATCAGTTACTGAATTCTTATTGATCAATCACCCTTTGGATTGCCCAGTATGTGACCAAGCCGGTGAATGTGATTTACAAAACTTAAGTTTTGAACACGGAAAATCACAAACCCGTTATATTGAAGACAAAAGAACATTTGAGCCAGAAGATATTGGACCAAATATTCAATTGCACATGAACCGTTGTATTTTATGTCAGCGTTGTGTTCAGGTGGCTGATCAATTGACTGACGATAGAGTTCATGGAGTAATGGATCGTGGTGATCACGCTAATATTTCTACTTGTATCTCAAAAGCAATTGACAATGAATTCTCTGGAAATATGATTGACGTATGTCCAGTAGGTGCATTGACTGACAAAACATTCCGATTCAAATCGAGAGTTTGGTTCAGCAAACCGTACAACGCGCACAGAGATTGTGATAAATGTTGCGGAAAAACAACTGTTTGGATGTTTGGAGACGAAATTCAAAGAGTTACAGGAAGAAAAGACGAATACCATGAAGTGGAAGAATTCATTTGCAACGGATGTCGTTTTGACCATAAAGATGTAAAAGATTGGACTATCGAAGGGCCTAGAGCATTTGAAAAAGATTCGGTTATCAATCAAAACAAATACAACCACAAATTAGAAAAAGTGGTTATCAATACCGAAGAGAAAATCCTTTTAGGTAGAGAAGAAGACCGTAAAAAAATCAGTATGGCTGAATTCCCATTGGATACTAACAACCAAAAATCGTAA
- the nuoL gene encoding NADH-quinone oxidoreductase subunit L, translated as MNTNIALLLVLAPFAGFLINVFFGKSLGKTVSGIIGTLSVAISFATSIYFFDALAANPNGFQISLFDWIQISNFKVEFGFLLDQLSILWLLFVTGIGSLIHLYSISYMHDDENMHKFFAYLNLFVFFMITLVVGSNLLVMFIGWEGVGLCSYLLIGFWYKNQDYNDAAKKAFIMNRIGDLGLLIGIFILGHLFSTLDYATLKTAIAGATNLDLYWLSAAALCLFIGATGKSAQIPLYTWLPDAMAGPTPVSALIHAATMVTAGIFMITRLNFIFDLTPDVQSIIAVIGAITALVAATIGLVQNDIKKVLAYSTVSQLGLMFLALGLGSYEVAVFHVITHAFFKACLFLGSGSVIHALHGEQDMRNMGGLKKVMPITFITMLVSSLAISGVPVFSGFFSKDEILLTAFHHNIPLWVVASVASIMTAFYMFRLMFLTFFNEFRGTEEQKHHLHESPALITFPLIVLAILATVGGVISLPGNSWLNHYLIPILPKLATAQHHLGTTEYILMAIAVVGGLVGIGLAYAKYNKQNTVPGEDASITGFAKVLYNKYYLDEIYDFLFVKSINAMSKFFRDQVETSLSSFVFGFGKVTNEISVQGEKVQNGSVGLYLFAFVLGLCAIISFLFLAQ; from the coding sequence ATGAATACCAATATAGCTTTACTTTTAGTTCTTGCTCCTTTCGCGGGATTTTTAATCAATGTTTTCTTTGGGAAAAGTTTAGGGAAAACCGTTTCAGGAATTATCGGGACACTTTCGGTAGCGATTTCTTTTGCTACTTCAATTTATTTCTTTGATGCGCTAGCAGCCAACCCTAATGGATTTCAAATAAGTCTTTTTGATTGGATTCAAATTAGCAATTTCAAAGTTGAATTTGGCTTCTTGTTAGACCAATTGTCAATTTTATGGTTGCTATTTGTCACTGGAATTGGTTCACTAATTCATTTGTATTCGATTAGCTACATGCACGACGACGAGAACATGCACAAATTCTTTGCTTACCTCAACTTATTCGTATTCTTTATGATTACTTTGGTAGTAGGTAGCAACTTATTAGTGATGTTTATAGGATGGGAAGGAGTTGGTTTGTGCTCGTATTTATTAATTGGATTTTGGTACAAAAACCAAGACTACAATGATGCGGCTAAAAAAGCCTTCATCATGAATAGAATTGGAGATTTAGGATTGTTAATCGGAATCTTCATTTTAGGGCATTTGTTCTCTACATTGGATTATGCAACATTAAAAACTGCAATTGCAGGTGCAACTAACCTTGATTTATATTGGTTATCTGCAGCTGCCTTGTGTTTGTTTATTGGTGCAACAGGAAAATCAGCTCAAATTCCATTATACACTTGGTTACCCGATGCAATGGCTGGACCAACACCAGTTTCGGCTTTGATTCACGCTGCTACGATGGTAACAGCGGGTATCTTTATGATTACGCGTTTGAATTTTATATTTGATTTAACACCAGACGTACAAAGCATTATTGCTGTCATTGGAGCCATTACGGCCTTAGTAGCAGCTACAATTGGTTTGGTACAAAACGATATTAAAAAGGTATTGGCCTACTCTACTGTTTCGCAATTAGGCTTAATGTTTTTAGCATTAGGATTAGGCTCTTATGAAGTAGCTGTTTTCCACGTAATCACTCATGCCTTCTTTAAAGCTTGTTTGTTTTTGGGTTCAGGTTCTGTAATCCACGCTTTACATGGTGAACAAGACATGCGTAACATGGGTGGTTTGAAAAAAGTAATGCCAATTACGTTCATCACGATGTTAGTTTCTTCATTAGCTATTTCAGGAGTGCCGGTATTTTCAGGATTCTTCTCTAAAGACGAAATTTTGTTAACGGCTTTTCATCATAACATTCCGCTATGGGTTGTCGCTTCGGTGGCGTCTATTATGACCGCTTTTTATATGTTCCGTCTGATGTTCTTAACTTTCTTTAACGAGTTTAGAGGAACAGAAGAACAAAAACACCACTTACACGAAAGTCCTGCTTTGATTACGTTCCCATTAATTGTTTTGGCTATTTTAGCAACAGTTGGTGGAGTAATTAGCTTGCCTGGAAATTCTTGGTTGAATCACTACTTGATTCCAATTTTACCAAAATTAGCAACTGCACAACACCATTTAGGAACTACTGAATATATACTAATGGCTATTGCTGTTGTAGGTGGATTAGTAGGAATTGGATTGGCTTATGCCAAATACAACAAACAAAATACGGTTCCTGGAGAGGATGCTTCTATCACAGGATTTGCTAAAGTATTGTATAACAAATACTACTTAGACGAGATTTACGATTTCTTGTTTGTTAAATCGATTAATGCAATGTCTAAATTCTTTAGAGACCAAGTAGAAACTAGCTTGTCTTCATTCGTATTTGGATTTGGAAAAGTAACCAATGAAATTAGTGTTCAAGGGGAAAAAGTACAAAACGGAAGTGTTGGTCTATACCTGTTTGCTTTTGTTTTAGGTTTATGTGCCATTATTTCCTTTTTATTTTTAGCTCAATAA
- the nuoK gene encoding NADH-quinone oxidoreductase subunit NuoK has translation MNNILNQIGIENYIFLSVILFCIGIFGVLYRRNAIIVFMSIEIMLNAVNLLFVAFSTYHQDAQGQVFVFFSMAVAAAEVAVGLAILVSIFKNSGSISIDALKNLKG, from the coding sequence ATGAATAATATTTTAAATCAAATTGGTATAGAAAACTATATCTTCCTGAGTGTTATCCTTTTTTGTATTGGAATATTCGGAGTATTGTACAGACGAAATGCCATTATCGTTTTTATGTCCATTGAGATAATGTTGAATGCTGTAAACTTATTGTTTGTTGCTTTTTCAACCTACCATCAAGATGCTCAAGGACAGGTTTTCGTGTTTTTCTCTATGGCTGTTGCTGCTGCCGAAGTAGCGGTGGGACTAGCGATTTTAGTATCGATATTTAAAAATTCTGGTTCGATTAGTATCGATGCCCTAAAAAACTTAAAAGGATAA
- a CDS encoding NADH-quinone oxidoreductase subunit J, with the protein MSVLLIIFCVLAAITLATAFLTVFSRNPIHSAIYLVICFFSVAGHYLVLNAQFLAIVHIIVYSGAIMILFLFTIMLMNLNKENEVHKPRITRLGAIVSFCLVCLILIAIFINSKPIAGDYIATGEDYQSINVLGKILLNEYMVPFEFASILLLVAMIGTVLLSKKEKLEK; encoded by the coding sequence ATGTCAGTATTATTAATTATTTTTTGCGTTTTAGCCGCAATCACTTTAGCAACGGCATTTTTAACCGTTTTTAGTCGAAATCCAATTCACAGTGCTATATACTTAGTAATCTGTTTCTTCTCAGTAGCAGGTCATTATTTAGTATTGAACGCGCAATTTTTAGCCATTGTACACATCATTGTATATTCAGGCGCAATCATGATTTTGTTCTTATTTACCATTATGTTGATGAACTTAAACAAAGAAAACGAAGTGCACAAACCGAGAATTACTCGTTTAGGCGCTATTGTTTCTTTCTGTTTGGTTTGTTTGATTTTGATTGCAATTTTCATCAACTCAAAACCAATTGCTGGAGATTATATTGCTACTGGCGAAGATTACCAATCAATAAATGTATTAGGTAAAATCTTGTTGAACGAATATATGGTTCCTTTTGAGTTTGCCTCCATTTTGCTTTTGGTAGCTATGATTGGTACAGTTCTATTGTCTAAGAAAGAAAAACTAGAGAAATAA
- the nuoF gene encoding NADH-quinone oxidoreductase subunit NuoF — MSQKILLDKINIPGIKTYEVYRQNGGYASVEKALKTLTPDEVVEEVKTSGLRGRGGAGFPAGMKWSFIDKKSGKPRHLVCNADESEPGTFKDRFLMEYIPHLLIEGMITSSYALGANRSYIYIRGEYMWVYKILERAIAEAKAAGWLGKNILGTGYDLELYVHCGAGAYICGEETALIESLEGKRGNPRIKPPFPAVSGLWANPTVVNNVETIAAVPWIVNNSGADYAAIGVGRSTGTKLISASGNIKNPGVYEIELGLSVYEFMNSDEYLGGMSSDRPLKAFVPGGSSVPILPANLIYKTANGEDRLMTYESLSDGGFATGSMLGSGGFIVYDDTACVVRNTWNFSRFYHHESCGQCTPCREGTGWLEKVLHRIENGHGREEDIELLLSIQSKIEGNTICPLGDAASWPVAAAIRHFREEFEYHIRFPEKIKNRDHFVNEPFEKVRHLVAKQTV; from the coding sequence ATGTCACAAAAAATATTATTAGACAAAATCAATATTCCAGGGATTAAAACCTACGAAGTATACCGTCAAAATGGTGGTTATGCCTCTGTAGAGAAGGCCCTAAAAACATTAACCCCTGACGAAGTAGTTGAAGAAGTTAAAACTTCAGGACTACGTGGTCGTGGTGGTGCCGGTTTCCCTGCCGGAATGAAATGGAGTTTCATTGATAAAAAATCAGGTAAACCAAGACATTTAGTATGTAATGCTGACGAATCAGAACCGGGAACTTTCAAAGACCGTTTCTTGATGGAGTACATTCCGCACTTATTAATTGAAGGAATGATTACTTCAAGCTATGCCTTGGGTGCCAACCGCTCGTACATCTACATTCGTGGGGAGTACATGTGGGTGTATAAAATTTTAGAAAGAGCCATCGCCGAAGCAAAAGCTGCCGGTTGGTTAGGAAAAAATATATTAGGCACAGGTTACGACTTAGAGCTTTATGTTCATTGTGGTGCAGGTGCTTACATCTGTGGTGAAGAGACCGCATTAATTGAATCATTAGAAGGAAAACGTGGTAATCCACGTATTAAGCCGCCTTTCCCTGCGGTATCAGGACTTTGGGCAAACCCAACGGTTGTAAACAATGTGGAAACTATTGCTGCTGTGCCTTGGATTGTCAACAATTCAGGAGCTGATTATGCCGCTATTGGAGTAGGTCGTTCTACCGGGACTAAATTAATTTCAGCTTCAGGAAATATTAAAAATCCAGGGGTTTACGAAATTGAATTGGGATTAAGCGTCTATGAATTCATGAATTCTGATGAATATTTAGGAGGAATGAGCTCTGACCGACCTTTGAAAGCCTTTGTTCCAGGAGGAAGTTCAGTGCCAATTTTACCAGCTAATCTGATTTACAAAACTGCTAATGGTGAAGACCGATTGATGACTTACGAAAGTTTATCTGACGGAGGTTTTGCCACCGGATCAATGTTGGGTTCAGGAGGATTTATTGTGTATGATGACACTGCTTGTGTTGTTCGAAACACTTGGAATTTCTCTCGTTTTTACCACCACGAAAGTTGTGGTCAATGTACCCCTTGCAGAGAAGGAACAGGTTGGTTAGAAAAAGTATTACACCGAATTGAAAACGGTCACGGTCGTGAAGAAGATATTGAATTGCTTTTGAGTATTCAAAGTAAGATTGAAGGAAATACAATTTGTCCTTTAGGTGATGCTGCTTCTTGGCCGGTTGCCGCAGCAATTCGTCACTTTAGAGAAGAATTTGAATACCACATTCGTTTCCCAGAAAAAATAAAAAATAGAGACCATTTTGTCAATGAACCATTTGAAAAAGTGAGACATTTAGTAGCAAAACAAACAGTATAA
- the nuoH gene encoding NADH-quinone oxidoreductase subunit NuoH: MDSTFIIEKSVVIVVVFAVTMIMAMYSTWAERKVAAFLQDRVGPNRAGFGGLLQPLADGLKLFSKEEFEPNTPNRFLFFVGPAIAMSTALMTSAVIPWGDKLHLFGRDILLQATDLNIGLLYFFGVVSVGVYGIMIGGWASNNKFSLMGAVRAASQMVSYEIAMGLSMIALLMMTGTLSLREISAQQEGMNWNVFYQPVSFLIFLICAFAETNRTPFDLAECESELIGGYHTEYSSMKMGFYLFAEYANMFISSTILAILFFGGYNYPGMSWVVENVGVNIGNIIGIGVLFIKICGFIFFYMWVRWTIPRFRYDQLMHLGWRILIPLSIINIMITGIVILRADIAAYLGF; encoded by the coding sequence ATGGATAGTACCTTTATTATAGAGAAAAGTGTTGTTATTGTAGTGGTTTTTGCTGTAACAATGATTATGGCCATGTATTCCACTTGGGCAGAACGTAAAGTAGCAGCATTTTTACAAGACCGTGTAGGTCCTAACCGTGCCGGTTTTGGAGGTTTACTTCAACCACTTGCAGATGGTTTAAAATTATTCTCAAAAGAAGAATTTGAACCGAATACCCCAAACCGTTTTTTATTCTTCGTTGGACCAGCTATTGCAATGAGTACGGCTTTAATGACCAGTGCCGTTATTCCTTGGGGAGATAAATTACACTTATTTGGACGTGATATTTTATTACAAGCTACCGACTTAAATATTGGTCTGTTGTACTTCTTCGGAGTAGTTTCTGTTGGAGTGTACGGAATCATGATTGGTGGTTGGGCATCGAATAATAAGTTCTCTTTGATGGGAGCGGTTCGTGCTGCTTCGCAAATGGTATCGTATGAAATAGCTATGGGATTGTCTATGATTGCTTTATTAATGATGACAGGAACATTAAGCTTACGTGAAATTTCGGCGCAACAAGAAGGAATGAACTGGAATGTATTTTACCAACCCGTTTCTTTCTTGATTTTCTTGATTTGTGCTTTTGCTGAAACCAACCGTACTCCTTTTGACTTAGCAGAATGTGAGAGTGAATTAATTGGTGGATACCATACTGAATATTCATCGATGAAAATGGGATTCTATTTGTTTGCTGAATATGCTAATATGTTCATCTCTTCTACGATTTTAGCCATTTTATTCTTCGGAGGATACAATTATCCAGGAATGAGTTGGGTAGTAGAAAACGTGGGTGTAAATATTGGAAACATCATTGGAATTGGTGTATTATTCATCAAGATATGTGGGTTTATCTTTTTCTACATGTGGGTTCGATGGACGATTCCAAGATTCAGATACGATCAATTGATGCATTTGGGATGGAGAATATTAATCCCACTATCCATTATTAATATCATGATTACAGGGATTGTAATTTTAAGAGCGGATATCGCAGCTTATTTAGGATTCTAA